The sequence ATTGTTTATCTTGTTAAATTTATGGATACCTCCAACGGTATATTATTTTTCTGTTTTGACTGTTTTTTTCACAACTTATATTTTTAAACTCGAAAATATAGGAAAATTTCTCTTCTTTGCTAAAGAAGAGTGGGAAAAAACTTTCAACGATATAAATGAAGCCATTATTGTTCATGATATTGATTTTAATATCATCCGCATGAATAAAGCAGCTGAAGAAATGATAAACCGTCCTTTCTTTGCAGAGATAAAAAAACAATGGAATAAACAGATGCAAAATATAGTAGCACCTATTGAAACAGAAAAAAAGACTAATAAATCATCTTCCGCAAAGAATTCTATTACTTATAATCTCTATGACCCGGATATGGACAGATTTTTAGAAATAAAGACAATAGCACGTTACGATGCAAAAAATAACATTTTGGGAGCAATAAATCTTATCAGAGATATTACGGAATGGAAACAAGCAGAGGAAAAAATTAAAAGAAGCGAAGAGGAATTGCGGAATCTTACTGCATACCTACATAAAGTAACAGAAATAGAAAGAACAAATATTGCACGGGAAATTCATGATGAACTGGGTTCATCACTTACAGTTTTAAAGATGGACCTTTCATGGTTAAAGATGAAATTGCCGGAAAACAGTTTTCAATTAACTGAAAGAATAAATGAAATGATAAGCATTATAGATAAGACAATTAAGACAATGAAAAGAATTTCAACTGATTTAAGGCCTGGCTTATTAGACGATTTAGGTCTTGCAGCAGCTATTGAATGGCAGGCTCAGGAATTTCAAAAAAGGACTGGAATAAAGAGCGAAATCAACATAGTTCCGAAGAACTTATCTTCAGATAAAGATCGCAACACAGCAATATTTCGTATCTTCCAGGAAACACTTACAAACATCGCACGCCACGCACATGCAACAAAAGTTAATATTTCTTTAATGAAAAAAAGCGGCAATATTGAATTGCAAATTCAAGACAATGGCAAAGGAATCACAGAAGATGAAATCAATAATCCTAAATCTTTCGGTCTTATAGGAATGAGAGAACGTGTGAAAATATTCGGAGGAAATATTATCATAAAAGGCATGAAAGACATGGGCACTCAGGTTACTGTAAAAATTCCTTTTAATGAATCTTCTGAAAACTGAAATGATAAAGATACTCATTGCAGATGATCATACGATGTTTCGGGAAGGGTTGAAACGTATCATCGCAGAATATCCTGATTTGATTGTTTCTGATGAAGCAAGAAATGGAAATGAAGTTATAGAAAAAATTTTTAATAATGATTTTGATATAATCCTGCTTGATATCGCTATGCCAGGTTTGAATGGCCTTGAAGTTCTTAAACAGTTAAAAAAAGAAAAGCCAAAAATGCCTGTGCTGATTATAACTGCGCATCCTGAAGAACAATATGCAGTTCGAGTAATGAAAGCAGGTGCATCTGGATATATTATGAAAGAGAGTGCTCCTGATGAACTGATTAAAGCTATTCGTAAAATCTCTCAAGGCAGAAAGTATATTACATCTTCTCTTGCAGAAAAATTAGCTTTTGAAATTCAAGAAGATGCTCAAAAGCCTGCTCATGAAATACTTTCAGACCGTGAATACCAGGTTCTACTTATGATTGCTTCAGGAAAGACAGTATCACAAATCGGGAAAGAACTCTTTCTAAGTGTAAAAACTGTGAGCAGTTACAGAACGCGCATTTTAGAAAAAATGAAGATGAAAACAAATGCAGAATTAACTCATTATGTAATAAAAAACAACCTGCTACCATGATATTTATTTTTCATCCACATTTTTCATAATACAACCCGAGTTTAACTTAAAATACAATTTTTCAAAGGTGTTCAGAATAATTCTGTGAAGATAGTTTATTTATTTATTAACCCGAAAAATGCAATTAGAATAATGTAGATGTTATGAGAAAATTTCGAGTTAAAGAAATTTTCGAGCAATATCTGCATTATTTTTATTAATTTCAAATGTAGGACAAATATCTACAAAAAATTAAGAATACTCCTACAAAATCTTAAGACAAATACCACTATTTTCAACCATTTATATTTGTTAAAAATAACTAAAGAGATATCTAATATTAAATGAGCAATTTTAATGAATTAAAAAAATAAGAAAGATATTAAAACTATGAAAGTTCTTATTGCAGATGACTCTGCAGAAATCCGAAAAAGGCTTAGTAATATGATTTTGAATATTCAAAAAGTTGATTTAATAGAACAAGCTGATAATGTTGAAGAGGCAATACAAATAATTCAGAATTCTAAACCAGATGTTGTTATTCTCGACATACAGATGTCCGGAGGAAATGGAATAGATGTTTTATCAACAATAACAAAGAAAAACAATTATCCAGTTGTGATAATGCTTACAAATTATCCCTATCCACAGTATCGTGACTTATGCTTCGAATACGGTGCAGATTTCTTTTTTGACAAATCGGATGAATTCGAAAAGGTCTCTGAAATCTTTCTTCATATTTCATTAACAAGCATTCAGAAAAATAAAAAGGACAAAAATATAAAAGGGGAGGATATATATGATGGCAAAATTAATGATAAATATGAGAGAACAAAAATTTCTATGGATGAAACAGAAAACTGAGAAGACAGATTATGAAAATAAACCTAAAAATGCTAACAAATGTAAAATCTGTTCTATGAAGACATATCAGAAAGATAGCATATGCGTATTATGCAAAACAGGTATAAAAAAACAATATGAAGAATTGGAATCTCTTCTAAAATTACATCAACAATGATATATGATAGGAAATACTGGTTTGAATCAATGAATTGTTTTACTACTATGAATAGTTTAAAAGAGGCAGACTATGCAGAAAGAAAATCAGTTTAATACAAAACAGGAATTAACAAAAATATCAAAAGAGGGATGGATTAGATTAAAAAATCTGAAAGAATCATTTCTAAAAGAATTCGATAAAATACTAAATATCGAAATTGACCTTCATTATTCTAAACATGTGCCAGTAGAGGATATGATATCTATTATTGCTGAAACTTCCAGAAAAAGCGGAATTGATTGTATTGTAGCTTTAAACCATTTTCAGTTCACAAAAGAAGAAATAAAAGAATATTTTAAAATACACAACCATTCAATAATTGAAATCCTACCTTAGTAGTATTGACTATCTATCCTGAAAGAATCAAAATAACATTAGGAAAACTTTTAAGATGGAAGTTGTTAATTTTATAGTGAATTTTCCTGTAGACTTTCGAAAAATTAATTTGATAAAATTGTTGTCGTTTTTTTATTAGTGAAAAGGAAATAAGAAATTTTATAGGCTTATGAATAATAACAGCGATAAGGGTATTTTCCCAGATCAACGAAAACACTCAAGAAATGACTTTCCCTTTCTAACTATAGAATATACACTCAATTCTACATCTAATTCAGAGACCTGTATTGGGTTTGTGCTCAATATAAATACATCTGGTTTATGTCTTAAAACAAATAAAGATATAAAAGAAGGACAGATTATAATAATCAAAAATCTTCTCTTTTCAACTTCTAAAAAAGCAATTGTTCGCTGGATACAACGATCAGATAGTATTTATCATAAGGTTGGTTTAGAATTTATTTAATCTAAACTCAGCTATTCCACAATTTTTTTGAAATCCTCATCTTCAATTAGATTTCTAAATTCCTCATCTTCTTTTGCCATAATTTTACAGGCAGGATTTATCATAATGGCTTTCGACAGATCTGACAGGGCATTGGTTTTATCCCCTTTTAAAGAATAAAGACATGCTTTGTTGTACCACGCCTCATGGAAATCAGGTTTTAAATCAAGTGCCATCTCAAAGGCTTTTAATGCATCCTCGTATCTTCCAAGCCTTCCGAGTGCTAACCCTTTGTTATACCATGCATCTGGAATGGGCTTCAGTTTAATCGCCCGGTCATAAGCTTTTAAGGCTTTCTCAGGAAGACCTAATTGAATAAGTGTAAAACCTTTACTATGCCAGAGGTCTGGGGAATTGGGTTCCAGTTCAATCGCATTATCATATGCTTTGAGAGCTTCTTCATAACGACTTAGATGCCCTAAAACTAACCCGCTGCTGTACCATGTGCGTGCATCGTGAGGATTTAATTCTAATGCCCTATCGAATGCTGTAAGAGCCTCTTCATAACGCTCAAGCCTATCAAGTACCATTCCTTTGATATGCCATGCCCGCACATCCTGCGGCTCTAATTCCAGATATCTTTCAATAGCAGCAAGCGCCTCTTGATTCTTGTTTATTCGAATAAGAGACATACATAAATTGTTCCATGCAAGAGCAAATAAAGGTTTCACCTCAATTGCTTTCTGATAATATTCTTTTGCTCTAAGAAAATCGCTATTTTCATACTGTAAGTTTCCAAGAATTACATAAACTGATTCATTTCCAACAAGTATATTTAAATTTTTTTCAATGTCGTAAATCCTATGTGAAAGCAAGGTGCATATGCTTTTTTCGAAGAATCCAAACTTCTTCTCTCTGTCAACTGTTACATATAAATCTATCTTCTCTGGAAATATCTGAGTTTTCTCTAATATCTGCAAAATACTATCGCGAATTTCATTTGCACTTAGAGAAATCTGTTTATATTGTTCTAATTTTTCAAGAAGCTTTAATTGAGGGAAAAGAATATGTAAAGTATTATGAAGCTTTTCGCTCTTTCCTTTATCTTCTATTTCTGGTAGCTTCTGATGTATGCTTTTTTCTTTACATTGACCCTCGAGAATCTTCATTTTTTCATTCATATCTTTTAGCTGTAACATAACATTTTCTTGAAATGCTTTCTCACTCTGTTTTATCTGTTCATATATTGCTTTAGTATCCCTTTTCAGTTTTTCTATATAATCTTTCTCTTCATGAACAGATATATTCTTTCGACTCCTATAAAACGCATAGATAATAATCATAGCCAAAATACCAAGAAGAGCTGATATTAGTAACCACCATTTTTCTACAAAGATTGTTATGTCAAACATTTTTTATTCTCTTCTTTATTATAAATTTCGCTGTATTCTTACCTTTCAGCTTTTCTTGGATGCATCTTCGAAGGCATTCAAGATTAGTCCTGCTACCTTCTCTCCTGAAAGAAGCATTCCTCCAAAAATCGGACCCATACGTGGCCCTCCAAAAGTTGCATTAGCAGCCATTCCTGCAACATACAGACCAGAAAAAACTTCTCGTGTGTTTTCAAGTGTCAAGATTTCTGCTTTATCTGCCCACATTGACTTTTCTCCTTCAATCTTACCACTTGGTGTATTAAGGTTCCCAGGGACTTTATTCTGGACTAACCTGACAACCTCAGCATCATGACCTGTTGCATCTATAATGAATCGTGAACGAACAGCCAGAGGATCAACGTGAAATCTTGCAATCTGGACCGGTGTCCAATTCAATACTAAGCCTATCACACGGGAAGCACGCATCATTACGTCCTCAGCGCTTATACAATTGAATATAGTCAAGCCTGCCTTCACAGTTCTGGAAATTAGAGTAGATATTGCCTCGATAGAATCTGCTGTATAATAGTTTTTCTTGAACTTTCGATATTTAATACCAAATTCCTCAAGAATTCCCAATGCATCTTCTTGAACCACTATCTCATTAAACAGCATGCCACCACCCCACATTCCTCCACCAACACTCAATTTGCGTTCATAAAGCACTACTTTTTTTCCAGCCTTTGTCAGAAAGTACCCAGCAACTAAACCTGAAGGTCCTCCCCCAACAATCGCCACGTCTGTAATAACATTATCGATTAACTTCCTAAAAAACCGTTCAATAATTGATTTTGTTATTATTGATTCATTTAGTTTCATATTTAACCTCTTTAGAAAATATTTTGATATTTCACTTTTATAAGATCAGAAATAGACAACATATTTTAAATCATTTTCAATAAATGTTGGGATAATTATCTACCTGAATCTATCCTATAAAAACTCTCAAGCTTTTTAATAATTGCCATAAAAAGCCTGAAATAATCTAATTATTGATAATTTCTATTGATTTGTAGATTTTCATAGGAAATAAATATTTTACTTTAATAAGATGTGAAGCTATATTTGTAATAGTAATTCTGATAATTAAAATCCCGGGTTAAAAGGAGACGTCTATGTCATCATTTAAAAACTTCTTTGCAACAAAATGGGGAATCATTGGAGTTGGGATATTCATCGGTATCTTAGCACCTCTGTTACAAAAACTTGGCAATCCTGGGAATATGGGAATTTGTGTTGCCTGTTTTGACCGTGATATCGCAGGCGCTCTCGGTCTGCACAGAGCTGCTGTTGTACAGTATATGCGTCCAGAGATAATAGGCTTCGTCCTCGGCTCATTGGTAGCGGCATATCTTTTTAAAGAATTCAGACCAAGAGCAGGATCTGCACCTATTGTCCGGTTTGTTTTAGGTATCTTTGCAATGATTGGAGCCCTGGTATTTCTCGGTTGTCCATGGCGAGCCTTGCTACGCCTCGCTGGCGGCGACTGGAATGCTATTCTTGGTTTATCCGGCCTCGTAACAGGCATCTGGATAGGCACAAGGTTTCTAAAAGGCGGTTATAATTTAGGGCGCACTCAACAGACATACACATCTGTAGGATGGATTTTCCCATTAGTTATGCTTGGATTTCTTATAATGATGCTCATTGATCCCCAGGTAGAAGGACAGAGCAGAAGCAAAATTCTTTTCTATAGTCTTAAAGGTCCGGGCTCAATGCACGCCCCTCTTTTTATTTCTCTTATAGTTGGCCTCGGCGTGGGGTTTCTGGCACAACGAAGCCGTTTTTGTACAATGGGTGCATTCCGAGATCTAATTTTATTCAGGCAGTCACATCTTTTTTTAGGAGTTCTCAGCTTAGTCATAGCAGCATTTGCTACAAATCTGATTCTCAAGCAATTTCACCCCGGTTTCGCCGGTCAACCTGTAGCACATACTATGCATATCTGGAATTTTGCAGGGATGGCACTTGCAGGTCTCGCTTTTGCCCTTGCTGGAGGTTGTCCGGGTCGTCAGCTCTTTCTGGCAGGGGAAGGAGATGGAGATGCTGCGGTATTTGTTTCAGGGATGATCGTCGGAGCTGGTTTTGCCCATAACTTCGGGCTGGCAAGCTCTCCCAACGGAGTTGGGCCTAACGGCATTATTGCAGTAATTATAGGATTGGGAGTTTGTCTGTTTATAGGAATCACAATGAGAAAACAAGCATCATAAGGAGGATTGATATGAGCAGTACTGTTGATGCAAGAGGGTTGTCTTGCCCCCAACCTGTTTTAATGACTCTGGATGAAATCAAGAATGTTAAAAAAGGTGAAATAGTTGTCATGGTAGATACTGATACATCAAAGGAAAATGTAAGTCGTGCAGCAAAAACACAGGGTTGGGAAGTTGTTGAGATAAAACCGGAAGGGGAAGGATACCGGCTTACAATACGAAAGGATTAATATGCCTTTATTCAAGATGTTTAAGAAAAAAGTTAAAATTGAGTCTGAATCAAACAAGCAGGATAGAGGTATACTCGTATTTGAAAATACAAGCGAAGTTATAAGAGCAGAAAATATTCTCAAAACAGATGGCTGGGAGATAAGAGTTATGGGACCTCCTCCTGAAATACGAACTGGATGTGATCTTGTAATTGAATTCCCCTTGATTGAGGAACTAAATATCTTAAGAAGGCTTGAGGATTATAAATTAAAACCTCTTAATGTGGTACCTGTAAGTAATGCTTTACTCAAACCTATAGATTTGTTCCATATAAAAGACTTCGGACAATATCTTATGGTGAGGGCAGCAAATATGAAAATTACTGTTGATAAAAATAATCTGACAATTGTGAATATTTCAGGAGGTGGATGCCCTGATGTTCCCTATCTGGCAAGTGAAATGGTCGGCAAACACCTTGCTCAATCACCTTCTCCAAAATCTATAGGTCATACGCTTTGTGGCTATGCTTTGCAATTGGCATATGAAGAGATAAAGAAAAAATGCTTGCTGTAGTTGGAACAATCCCTCAAAATAATTTCCCCCTTGTTTCAGGTGCAATCTTAATACAAAATAACAAGCTGCATATTCAAAATCATTCCTTTGCCATTAACAGAGGAACACCAGCCCTGATTGCAGCAGCAATCAAAACACTTGACTTCATGGGCAAGCCAGGTCTCTCTGCTTATCTTGCAGGAGATGTTGGTTTAGGAGACGGCAGCCGACGCCTTTATAAGTTTCTGACAGAGCATATTGGATCAGCAAATTTTACGACAATTACATTCCATTATTTACAACCTGACGTTGACTGGTGTAATAAAGTGATCTTTGCGATTGAAGAAATGGCATTTCGTCCTGTTTTAATTGCTGATGCAGGATTTATGTACATGGTAAAAATGAGCGGCAATGCACCTTTGTTTGATCTATTCACACCTGATGTAGGAGAACTTGCTTTTTTGGCAGATGAAGAAGCACCACATCCATTTTATACAAGAGGTTTTATTCTGCACGAGGAAAATTTTGTTCCTGATTTAATTAAACGCGCATATTTACACGAAAATGCCGCACGTTATCTGCTCGTAAAAGGCAAACAGGATTATATTACCGATAAGGAAGGGATCATCGCGGTCGTGAACAGCCCCGATGAACCAGCTCTGGAACCTATAGGTGGTACGGGTGATGTCATTACAGGGATTGTCTCTGCCCTCATAGAGTCTGGATTAGAAATAGGTAATGCATCTGTCATTGCTGCACGGACAAACAGACTTGCAGGATATCACTCTATGCCAACTCCTGCCACTCAGGTTTCAGAAATTATCGAGCACATCCCACGTGCTCTTGAGACTGTTTTAAATTCAACAGATAGTTTTGATATACTAAAAAGTGTTTAGATTAAATTTTAAAAACAAGGAATATCAATAGGAATGCCAAAAAAAGTTGTAGAACTGCCTAAGCTTGCAGAACAAGCACGTGCTGCGGGTTGAGCTTCAAAAATAAGTCCGGGAGACTTAATAGATATTCTGGACGGTCTGCCTTCCGAAAAAGATCCAAATCTTTTAGTAGGAATGGATACAAGTGATGATGCGGGAATATATCGTCTTACTGATGAAATTGCGTTGATACAGACACTGGATTTTTTTACTCCTATTGTAAATAACCCTTATGATTTCGGAAGGATCGCTGCTGCCAATTCGTTAAGTGATGTCTATGCAATGGGAGGCAAACCACTGACTGCTATGAATATCGTATGTTTTCCCATAAAGGAAATGGACAAATCAATCCTTCGTTCTATTCTCGAAGGTGGTCTTGAGGTCATCCATAAAGCCGGTGCAATTCTGGTAGGTGGACACAGTGTAGAAGATCCGGAATTAAAATATGGACTTTCTGTAACTGGAGTTGTTCACCCGGAAAAATTTCTGACCAATGCAGGAGCTAAAGCCGGAGATCTTCTTGTTCTAACAAAGCCATTGGGGACAGGAGTTCTTGCAACCGCGTTAAAAGGTAAAATGCTTGAAAATACTACAACTTCTGTAATTACCGAGCTAATGGCTACCTTGAATAAGGATGCTTCTGAAGTTATGGTGGAGATCGGGGTTAATGCATGCACAGATATCACTGGCTTCGGGCTTTTGGGGCATGCCCTCGAAATGTCTGTAGCAAGTAAGGTATGTTTTAGAATATACGCTGATAAGGTGCCTATAATTCCAGAAGCTCAAACATTTGCAACTATGGGCATGGTTCCTGCAGGCAGTTTTTCTAACCAGAAATACTGTTCTAAACATCTGGAAATTAAACCTTCAATTGACCCAATCCTCTTAGACCTACTATCTGATGCACAAACATCAGGAGGATTATTAATATCTATTCCTTTAGAAAAAGCAGACCTGCTCGTTCATAAATTAAAGGAAAAAGGCACACCTGCAGCCAATATAATAGGGGAAGTATTAACAAAACCTGCTGGAATGATTCAGGTTTGGTAAAAAATTCTCAGAATAAAACAACAAATTTCTCGCCTGAAATGACTGTTTTAGAAATATTACAAAATAACAGAAAGACTGAAGTGATTTTTAAAAAATACGAAGCACAAACAGGAAAATGCATTCTGTGCAGTCATCTTTTTGACCCTATAAAAGTTATTACTGAAAAATATGATTTAGATTTAGAAAAATTCTTGAAAGATTTAGAAGCTTCGATAGTTGAATTTTAAAGAATAGGAAGGACGAAGAATATTCTCCGCCCCTCCTATAGTGCACTATTAATATGCTTTATTTATGGTGTGTTGCTCTCATGGTTTGAGCAAGTTCCTTAATATTCCCGAGGTCTTTTACCATCATTGCCCAACCATACCAGTAGGCATAATCCGGATTGACATGGAAGAAAGCCTGGTATGTTCTCATTCGGTGCTTCATGTACATCTGAAATAAAACCTGATCTATGTATGAAAGTTTATTGGTATCACCTCCGCCTGTATGCATGAAATACAGAAAATCTGGATATGCAAAGGTATAGTTATCAGGCTTTTTTATAATTCCATCTTTATAAAGACCTGCAACTA is a genomic window of Nitrospirota bacterium containing:
- a CDS encoding CHASE2 domain-containing protein: MKIRYIFLTAICIAFIFIAEYLGFFTGINHYLYDLSFRIRGDMVCNKNIIIVAIDEKSLNKLGRWPLRRINYVKLIERIEQASAIGFDIIMSEPSEDDEFLGDLIKSQGRVIMPIYIDNLFNIIYPIKSLSPHKTGHIHIEQDIDGVVRSVFHTLNFKNTDIPSFTSAIYETITGKPFQNLDTAFISRKSSYENVILQKDIMYINFYGNTETFKHISLVDVIEGHYPLDFFKNKVVLVGVTAAGIETKMLTPFTQKRDRMSGIEIHANILNNLIDKNYIKDIHPFVRWLGIIILSVASFIIFININEKKFIIVLLIFLLLITVIIFTLFILLNLWIPPTVYYFSVLTVFFTTYIFKLENIGKFLFFAKEEWEKTFNDINEAIIVHDIDFNIIRMNKAAEEMINRPFFAEIKKQWNKQMQNIVAPIETEKKTNKSSSAKNSITYNLYDPDMDRFLEIKTIARYDAKNNILGAINLIRDITEWKQAEEKIKRSEEELRNLTAYLHKVTEIERTNIAREIHDELGSSLTVLKMDLSWLKMKLPENSFQLTERINEMISIIDKTIKTMKRISTDLRPGLLDDLGLAAAIEWQAQEFQKRTGIKSEINIVPKNLSSDKDRNTAIFRIFQETLTNIARHAHATKVNISLMKKSGNIELQIQDNGKGITEDEINNPKSFGLIGMRERVKIFGGNIIIKGMKDMGTQVTVKIPFNESSEN
- a CDS encoding response regulator transcription factor, translated to MIKILIADDHTMFREGLKRIIAEYPDLIVSDEARNGNEVIEKIFNNDFDIILLDIAMPGLNGLEVLKQLKKEKPKMPVLIITAHPEEQYAVRVMKAGASGYIMKESAPDELIKAIRKISQGRKYITSSLAEKLAFEIQEDAQKPAHEILSDREYQVLLMIASGKTVSQIGKELFLSVKTVSSYRTRILEKMKMKTNAELTHYVIKNNLLP
- a CDS encoding response regulator transcription factor, whose amino-acid sequence is MKVLIADDSAEIRKRLSNMILNIQKVDLIEQADNVEEAIQIIQNSKPDVVILDIQMSGGNGIDVLSTITKKNNYPVVIMLTNYPYPQYRDLCFEYGADFFFDKSDEFEKVSEIFLHISLTSIQKNKKDKNIKGEDIYDGKINDKYERTKISMDETEN
- a CDS encoding tetratricopeptide repeat protein — encoded protein: MFDITIFVEKWWLLISALLGILAMIIIYAFYRSRKNISVHEEKDYIEKLKRDTKAIYEQIKQSEKAFQENVMLQLKDMNEKMKILEGQCKEKSIHQKLPEIEDKGKSEKLHNTLHILFPQLKLLEKLEQYKQISLSANEIRDSILQILEKTQIFPEKIDLYVTVDREKKFGFFEKSICTLLSHRIYDIEKNLNILVGNESVYVILGNLQYENSDFLRAKEYYQKAIEVKPLFALAWNNLCMSLIRINKNQEALAAIERYLELEPQDVRAWHIKGMVLDRLERYEEALTAFDRALELNPHDARTWYSSGLVLGHLSRYEEALKAYDNAIELEPNSPDLWHSKGFTLIQLGLPEKALKAYDRAIKLKPIPDAWYNKGLALGRLGRYEDALKAFEMALDLKPDFHEAWYNKACLYSLKGDKTNALSDLSKAIMINPACKIMAKEDEEFRNLIEDEDFKKIVE
- a CDS encoding thiazole biosynthesis protein, which translates into the protein MKLNESIITKSIIERFFRKLIDNVITDVAIVGGGPSGLVAGYFLTKAGKKVVLYERKLSVGGGMWGGGMLFNEIVVQEDALGILEEFGIKYRKFKKNYYTADSIEAISTLISRTVKAGLTIFNCISAEDVMMRASRVIGLVLNWTPVQIARFHVDPLAVRSRFIIDATGHDAEVVRLVQNKVPGNLNTPSGKIEGEKSMWADKAEILTLENTREVFSGLYVAGMAANATFGGPRMGPIFGGMLLSGEKVAGLILNAFEDASKKS
- a CDS encoding YedE-related selenium metabolism membrane protein: MSSFKNFFATKWGIIGVGIFIGILAPLLQKLGNPGNMGICVACFDRDIAGALGLHRAAVVQYMRPEIIGFVLGSLVAAYLFKEFRPRAGSAPIVRFVLGIFAMIGALVFLGCPWRALLRLAGGDWNAILGLSGLVTGIWIGTRFLKGGYNLGRTQQTYTSVGWIFPLVMLGFLIMMLIDPQVEGQSRSKILFYSLKGPGSMHAPLFISLIVGLGVGFLAQRSRFCTMGAFRDLILFRQSHLFLGVLSLVIAAFATNLILKQFHPGFAGQPVAHTMHIWNFAGMALAGLAFALAGGCPGRQLFLAGEGDGDAAVFVSGMIVGAGFAHNFGLASSPNGVGPNGIIAVIIGLGVCLFIGITMRKQAS
- a CDS encoding sulfurtransferase TusA family protein; amino-acid sequence: MSSTVDARGLSCPQPVLMTLDEIKNVKKGEIVVMVDTDTSKENVSRAAKTQGWEVVEIKPEGEGYRLTIRKD
- a CDS encoding DUF3343 domain-containing protein, whose translation is MPLFKMFKKKVKIESESNKQDRGILVFENTSEVIRAENILKTDGWEIRVMGPPPEIRTGCDLVIEFPLIEELNILRRLEDYKLKPLNVVPVSNALLKPIDLFHIKDFGQYLMVRAANMKITVDKNNLTIVNISGGGCPDVPYLASEMVGKHLAQSPSPKSIGHTLCGYALQLAYEEIKKKCLL
- a CDS encoding sugar kinase, producing MLAVVGTIPQNNFPLVSGAILIQNNKLHIQNHSFAINRGTPALIAAAIKTLDFMGKPGLSAYLAGDVGLGDGSRRLYKFLTEHIGSANFTTITFHYLQPDVDWCNKVIFAIEEMAFRPVLIADAGFMYMVKMSGNAPLFDLFTPDVGELAFLADEEAPHPFYTRGFILHEENFVPDLIKRAYLHENAARYLLVKGKQDYITDKEGIIAVVNSPDEPALEPIGGTGDVITGIVSALIESGLEIGNASVIAARTNRLAGYHSMPTPATQVSEIIEHIPRALETVLNSTDSFDILKSV
- the selD gene encoding selenide, water dikinase SelD, with the translated sequence MPKKVVELPKLAEQARAAGUASKISPGDLIDILDGLPSEKDPNLLVGMDTSDDAGIYRLTDEIALIQTLDFFTPIVNNPYDFGRIAAANSLSDVYAMGGKPLTAMNIVCFPIKEMDKSILRSILEGGLEVIHKAGAILVGGHSVEDPELKYGLSVTGVVHPEKFLTNAGAKAGDLLVLTKPLGTGVLATALKGKMLENTTTSVITELMATLNKDASEVMVEIGVNACTDITGFGLLGHALEMSVASKVCFRIYADKVPIIPEAQTFATMGMVPAGSFSNQKYCSKHLEIKPSIDPILLDLLSDAQTSGGLLISIPLEKADLLVHKLKEKGTPAANIIGEVLTKPAGMIQVW